Genomic segment of Salvia splendens isolate huo1 chromosome 12, SspV2, whole genome shotgun sequence:
CACAGCTTTTTCCCATCTCACGGGTGGGGCCCACGCGCCCCTCTTGACTTGCATTTAAACCCTCTCTCCTCCACACATTGCAATTGTATTCACTTCTTTCTTCTCTCCAACCCAAAAAAAATCTCTGTTTTCATTCCGAATTTTCGATGCTACAAAGCCCCACACTCGCCTCAACATCGGCGGTTCCTCTCCAGCAATTCCGCAGCCGCAATATGTCCGTCCGAGCCGAGGCGGCGCAGCTGGCCGTGCCGGACCGGCGGAGCCTCTACGAGGTCCTCCGCGTCAAGCGGAACGCGTCGCAGGTGGAGATCAAGACGGCGTACCGCACGCTGGCCAAGCTGCACCACCCCGACGCCAGAGCGCGATTCATGGATTCCTCGATCGCAACGTCCGCGGACGGCGGAGACTTCATCGAGATCCACAACGCCTACGCCACGCTCTCGGATCCGAACGCCAGGGCGGAGTACGATCTCAATTTGACAGTCGATTCACGCGGGCGGTGGAATCCCGGCGGCGCAGGCGGTTACGGGAGCCCTGGCAGGGGGAGATTTTACCAGACGCGTCGCTGGGAGACGGACCAGTGCTGGTGATGCCGCCGCACTCTGTTAATATCGATTCAGGAAATTAACAAGTCGTATGTATATGCTTATCCTTATGCGATCCTTTTGATTTTTCCGATTTTTAGAAGGGGAAATTATTAGAATACGGTTTTTCTTTGGGTTTTTTTTGGAATTCTTAATGTAATTCCCCGGTGTAGAAAAGTATAATATTAATGAAGACAGATTATTGAGAATTTGTGGTGATTGAAGCAAAATTTAATCTCATTGGCTACCTTGAAGATCTATTCTCAGAAACAGAAAGTGGTGTGCGCGgaaataaaatactagcaaGAATTAATAGAGATAAAGTATCTCCCCACCCCAAAACCAAGAGGAAGAAGGTTTCAGCCTTCCTTTCCAGTTTGTTGTTTGTGGAGAATCTGATTTAGTTGATTACTACTATTAACTAAGaacttaatttatatactactatcaaATAAATCacagtcaaattcttgtaacatgTCCTGCACTTTTCAAATTCGTAAAAATTacaaaagataaggcaaattgtTTCAATTATTTCATCATCTCTTTTCCAATAATTACTATTGATGAGGCAACTTATTTATAACACGTGGACGTTTGGCAAAACGACATCGTCTGCGTAGAAAATGGAAGGGGTTTATATGATTTAATGTGGGGACAAATATTGAATTGCGTAAAACGGTTAGTTTATGATGAATTTAACGTATTGTTATGAATATAGCAAATGAAAATGTATTCATTTAACACCCAATTTCTCATTGTTGCCTTACTTGGATAGAACAAAAAGGGTTTAGAAAGAGAATAAATTGCTACATATGAAAATGCATTCATTGAACACCCAATTTCTCATAGTAGGGTATATTTTACTCCAAATCACTAGGTTTGGCATGAGGAAAAACATGAACGAGTAACTAAATTTTAGGCAAAGTAGGGCCACAGTCCACTCACTGCCACAGCATATCCCTtaattgcatatatatatatatagatatttcAAATGAAACTGGGAAAATCAAGATGACAAACAAATGAAAGAGAGTCAAATCCAGACACAGAATTGTAACTGGACAGACAGTGTACCACAGTACAAAATTGCATATGGAAAAACTCACTAAAACTGCATAGTTAAAATTCACACAAACTGCTGCTAACAATGGTCCTATCATTCGGGGAAATGGCAAAAGATTTAAGCACCCAAATCCGAATGGCTCCAGCAAACCACATCAATCATTTAGAGCTCATGAGCATGGAGTTGATGACATGCATGATTAAGCGGATGTTGGCAAGTTCAGCACCGCCCAACGTTGGAAGGTTGCGTTGGTGGTTTAGTATTTGATATACTTGCTCAAAGATTGGGCGTACATGTACTGCGATCATCGGGTCAGTTGGATTTATTGCAGTCATAACCTCCCGCATCCACATTAACTTACGAGGTGTGTCATTGCTTATATCACAAGCCAATTGCTGTAGAAGAGAGAGAAGCACACCTTGGCTCAAAGGAAGGGGATTCACCGAACAAATTCCGGGTAAGTCAACCTGGGCCAAACCATACAAATTCATTACACTAAAAACATAGTCACGTTAGAAAACTGTCTGCTGTGATGCAGATAAATAGAATATAGTGCAGGCCCAAAGCTAAGTTGAGCAAGTTTTGATTAGGTATGAAGAGTATAGTGAGTATGGGTCATATTAGACATACACAACGATTTTCATTAGATCCACAATTTTATCAAATTCACTAGAGAGTTAGTCCAGCACAAACATCTTTGTTGCTAGTAATCCAAATTC
This window contains:
- the LOC121757129 gene encoding chaperone protein dnaJ 11, chloroplastic-like, which produces MLQSPTLASTSAVPLQQFRSRNMSVRAEAAQLAVPDRRSLYEVLRVKRNASQVEIKTAYRTLAKLHHPDARARFMDSSIATSADGGDFIEIHNAYATLSDPNARAEYDLNLTVDSRGRWNPGGAGGYGSPGRGRFYQTRRWETDQCW